In Ovis aries strain OAR_USU_Benz2616 breed Rambouillet chromosome 14, ARS-UI_Ramb_v3.0, whole genome shotgun sequence, a single genomic region encodes these proteins:
- the KIFC3 gene encoding kinesin-like protein KIFC3 isoform X9 produces the protein MVEAMSQLREEKAQLQEELVALRERLAVRDSEQQATSTQLQNQVEHLKEKLISQAQEVSRLRSELGGTDLEKHRDLLMVENERLRQEMRRCEAELQELRAKPAAPCTGCEHSQESTQLRDRLSQLQLEVAENKGLLSELNLEVQQKTDRLAEVELRLKDCLAEKAQEEERLSRRLRDSHETIASLRAQSPPIKYVIKTVEVESSKTKQALSESQARNQHLQEQVAMQRQVLKEMEQQLQSSHQLTAQLRAQIAMYESELERAHGQMLEEMQSLEEDKNRAIEEAFARAQVEMKAVHENLAGVRTNLLTLQPALRTLTNDYNGLKRQVRGFPLLLQEALKSVKAEIGQAIEEVNSNNQELLRKYRRELQLRKKCHNELVRLKGNIRVIARVRPVTKEDGEGPEATNAVTFDPDDDSIIHLLHKGKPVSFELDKVFSSQASQQDVFQEVQALITSCIDGFNVCIFAYGQTGAGKTYTMEGTPENPGINQRALRLLFSEVQEKASDWEYTITVSAAEIYNEALRDLLGQEPQEKLEIRLCPDGSGQLYVPGLTEFQVQSVEDINKVFEFGHTNRTTEFTNLNEHSSRSHALLIVTVRGVDCSTGLRTTGKLNLVDLAGSERVGKSGAEGSRLREAQHINKSLSALGDVIAALRSRQGHVPFRNSKLTYLLQDSLSGDSKTLMVVQVSPVEKNTSETLYSLKFAERVRSVELGPGSRRTELGSWSSQEHLEWESACQTPQPSARAHSAPGSGTTSRPGSIRRKLQPSGKSRPLPV, from the exons ATGGTGGAGGCCATGTCCCAGCTGCGGGAGGAGAAAGCCCAGCTGCAGGAGGAGCTGGTGGCCCTGCGGGAGAGGCTGGCTGTCCGCGACAGTGAGCAGCAAGCCACGTCCACGCAGCTGCAGAACCAG GTGGAACACCTGAAGGAGAAGCTCATAAGCCAGGCCCAGGAAGTGAGCCGCCTTCGATCTGAGCTG GGAGGCACCGACTTGGAGAAGCACCGGGACCTGCTAATGGTGGAGAATGAGCGACTGAGGCAAGAGATGCGGCGCTGTGAGGCGGAGCTGCAGGAGCTGAGGGCCAAGCCGGCGGCCCCTTGCACGGGCTGCGAGCACAGCCAG GAGAGCACCCAGCTCCGCGACAGGCTGTCCCAGCTACAGCTGGAGGTGGCAGAGAACAAAGGCCTGCTGTCAGAGCTGAACCTGGAGGTGCAGCAGAAGACCGACCGGCTGGCCGAGGTGGAGCTGCGGCTCAAAGACTGCCTGGCCGAGAAGGCGCAGGAGGAAGAGAGGCTCAGCCGGCGCCTGCGAGACAGCCACGAGACCATCGCCAGCCTGCGTGCCCAGTCACCGCCCATCAAG TATGTCATCAAGACAGTGGAGGTAGAGTCGTCCAAGACCAAGCAAGCCCTCAGTGAGTCACAGGCCCGGAACCAGCACCTGCAGGAGCAGGTGGCCATGCAGAGGCAGGTGCTGAAGGAGatggagcagcagctgcagagcTCGCACCAGCTGACCGCACAGCTCCGGGCGCAG ATTGCCATGTACGAGTCGGAGCTAGAGAGGGCCCACGGGCAGATGCTGGAAGAGAtgcagtccctggaggaggacaagaaCCGGGCCATCGAGGAGGCCTTCGCCAGAGCCCAGGTGGAGATGAAGGCAGTACACGAGAACCTGGCAG GCGTCCGGACCAACCTGCTGACGCTGCAGCCAGCGCTGCGGACCCTGACCAATGACTACAATGGGCTCAAGCGTCAGGTGCGCGGCTTCCCGCTGCTGCTGCAGGAGGCCCTCAAGAGCGTCAAGGCCGAG ATTGGCCAGGCCATCGAGGAGGTCAACAGCAACAACCAGGAGCTGCTGCGCAAGTACCGCCGGGAGCTGCAGCTGCGTAAAAAGTGCCACAATGAGCTTGTGCGGCTGAAAG GGAACATCCGGGTGATTGCCCGTGTCCGGCCAGTCACCAAAGAGGACGGGGAAGGACCTGAGGCGACCAATGCTGTGACCTTTGATCCCGACGACGACTCCATCATTCACTTGCTGCACAAAGGAAAGCCTGTCTCCTTCGAGCTGGACAAGGTCTTCTCCTCACAGGCCTCACAGCAGGAC GTGTTCCAGGAAGTGCAGGCCCTCATCACCTCCTGCATTGATGGCTTCAATGTCTGCATCTTTGCCTATGGCCAGACGGGTGCTGGCAAGACATACACAATGGAG GGGACCCCTGAGAACCCAGGCATCAACCAGCGGGCCCTGCGGCTGCTCTTCTCTGAGGTGCAGGAGAAAGCATCCGACTGGGAATACACCATCACCGTCAGTGCCGCGGAGATCTACAATGAGGCCCTCAG ggaCCTGCTGGGACAGGAGCCCCAGGAGAAACTGGAAATCCGGCTGTGTCCAGACGGCAGCGGGCAGCTATATGTGCCGGGGCTGACCGAGTTCCAGGTGCAGAGCGTGGAGGACATCAACAAG GTGTTCGAGTTCGGCCACACCAACCGCACCACAGAGTTCACCAACCTGAACGAACACAGTTCGCGCTCGCACGCCCTGCTCATCGTGACGGTGCGTggcgtggactgcagcaccggCCTCCGCACCACGG GGAAGCTGAACCTGGTGGACCTGGCCGGTTCGGAGCGCGTGGGCAAGTCGGGGGCGGAGGGCAGCCGCCTGCGGGAGGCGCAGCACATCAACAAGTCGCTGTCGGCCCTGGGCGATGTCATCGCCGCCCTGCGCTCCCGGCAGGGCCACGTGCCCTTCCGCAACTCCAAGCTCACCTACCTGCTGCAGGACTCGCTCAGCGGGGACAGCAAGACCCTCATGGTGGTGCAG GTGTCCCCTGTGGAGAAGAACACCAGTGAGACGCTCTACTCCCTCAAGTTTGCTGAGAGGGTGCGCTCTGTGGAGCTGGGCCCCGGATCCCGCAGGACAGAGCTCGGGTCATGGTCCAGCCAGGAGCACCTAGAG TGGGAGTCAGCTTGCCAGACGCCACAGCCCTCAGCGCGAGCCCATTCGGCCCCTGGCTCTGGGACCACTAGCCGCCCAGGATCTATCAGGAGGAAGCTGCAGCCCTCAG GGAAGTCCAGGCCATTGCCTGTATGA
- the KIFC3 gene encoding kinesin-like protein KIFC3 isoform X11: protein MVPSRRTWNLGATPSLRGLWRVGRAGEPEPGMARPAPASPAARPFPHTGPGRLRTGRGKDSPAGGDEDLGARSAARPALAQCRALSVDWAGPGSPHRLYLTLQVEHLKEKLISQAQEVSRLRSELGGTDLEKHRDLLMVENERLRQEMRRCEAELQELRAKPAAPCTGCEHSQESTQLRDRLSQLQLEVAENKGLLSELNLEVQQKTDRLAEVELRLKDCLAEKAQEEERLSRRLRDSHETIASLRAQSPPIKYVIKTVEVESSKTKQALSESQARNQHLQEQVAMQRQVLKEMEQQLQSSHQLTAQLRAQIAMYESELERAHGQMLEEMQSLEEDKNRAIEEAFARAQVEMKAVHENLAGVRTNLLTLQPALRTLTNDYNGLKRQVRGFPLLLQEALKSVKAEIGQAIEEVNSNNQELLRKYRRELQLRKKCHNELVRLKGNIRVIARVRPVTKEDGEGPEATNAVTFDPDDDSIIHLLHKGKPVSFELDKVFSSQASQQDVFQEVQALITSCIDGFNVCIFAYGQTGAGKTYTMEGTPENPGINQRALRLLFSEVQEKASDWEYTITVSAAEIYNEALRDLLGQEPQEKLEIRLCPDGSGQLYVPGLTEFQVQSVEDINKVFEFGHTNRTTEFTNLNEHSSRSHALLIVTVRGVDCSTGLRTTGKLNLVDLAGSERVGKSGAEGSRLREAQHINKSLSALGDVIAALRSRQGHVPFRNSKLTYLLQDSLSGDSKTLMVVQVSPVEKNTSETLYSLKFAERVRSVELGPGSRRTELGSWSSQEHLEWESACQTPQPSARAHSAPGSGTTSRPGSIRRKLQPSGKSRPLPV, encoded by the exons ATGGTCCCGTCTCGCAGGACGTGGAACCTGGGAGCCACGCCCTCGCTGCGCGGCCTGTGGCGAGTGGGCCGGGCCGGGGAGCCCGAGCCGGGGATGGCTCGCCCCGCCCCAGCCAGCCCGGCCGCCCGCCCTTTCCCACACACCGGCCCGGGGAGGTTGAGAACTG GGCGTGGAAAAGATAGCCCGGCCGGCGGTGACGAGGACTTGGGCGCCCGAAGTGCAGCTCGCCCGGCCCTGGCTCAGTGCCGAGCCCTCAGCGTGGACTGGGCTGGCCCTGGGAGCCCCCACAGGCTGTACCTGACCCTGCAG GTGGAACACCTGAAGGAGAAGCTCATAAGCCAGGCCCAGGAAGTGAGCCGCCTTCGATCTGAGCTG GGAGGCACCGACTTGGAGAAGCACCGGGACCTGCTAATGGTGGAGAATGAGCGACTGAGGCAAGAGATGCGGCGCTGTGAGGCGGAGCTGCAGGAGCTGAGGGCCAAGCCGGCGGCCCCTTGCACGGGCTGCGAGCACAGCCAG GAGAGCACCCAGCTCCGCGACAGGCTGTCCCAGCTACAGCTGGAGGTGGCAGAGAACAAAGGCCTGCTGTCAGAGCTGAACCTGGAGGTGCAGCAGAAGACCGACCGGCTGGCCGAGGTGGAGCTGCGGCTCAAAGACTGCCTGGCCGAGAAGGCGCAGGAGGAAGAGAGGCTCAGCCGGCGCCTGCGAGACAGCCACGAGACCATCGCCAGCCTGCGTGCCCAGTCACCGCCCATCAAG TATGTCATCAAGACAGTGGAGGTAGAGTCGTCCAAGACCAAGCAAGCCCTCAGTGAGTCACAGGCCCGGAACCAGCACCTGCAGGAGCAGGTGGCCATGCAGAGGCAGGTGCTGAAGGAGatggagcagcagctgcagagcTCGCACCAGCTGACCGCACAGCTCCGGGCGCAG ATTGCCATGTACGAGTCGGAGCTAGAGAGGGCCCACGGGCAGATGCTGGAAGAGAtgcagtccctggaggaggacaagaaCCGGGCCATCGAGGAGGCCTTCGCCAGAGCCCAGGTGGAGATGAAGGCAGTACACGAGAACCTGGCAG GCGTCCGGACCAACCTGCTGACGCTGCAGCCAGCGCTGCGGACCCTGACCAATGACTACAATGGGCTCAAGCGTCAGGTGCGCGGCTTCCCGCTGCTGCTGCAGGAGGCCCTCAAGAGCGTCAAGGCCGAG ATTGGCCAGGCCATCGAGGAGGTCAACAGCAACAACCAGGAGCTGCTGCGCAAGTACCGCCGGGAGCTGCAGCTGCGTAAAAAGTGCCACAATGAGCTTGTGCGGCTGAAAG GGAACATCCGGGTGATTGCCCGTGTCCGGCCAGTCACCAAAGAGGACGGGGAAGGACCTGAGGCGACCAATGCTGTGACCTTTGATCCCGACGACGACTCCATCATTCACTTGCTGCACAAAGGAAAGCCTGTCTCCTTCGAGCTGGACAAGGTCTTCTCCTCACAGGCCTCACAGCAGGAC GTGTTCCAGGAAGTGCAGGCCCTCATCACCTCCTGCATTGATGGCTTCAATGTCTGCATCTTTGCCTATGGCCAGACGGGTGCTGGCAAGACATACACAATGGAG GGGACCCCTGAGAACCCAGGCATCAACCAGCGGGCCCTGCGGCTGCTCTTCTCTGAGGTGCAGGAGAAAGCATCCGACTGGGAATACACCATCACCGTCAGTGCCGCGGAGATCTACAATGAGGCCCTCAG ggaCCTGCTGGGACAGGAGCCCCAGGAGAAACTGGAAATCCGGCTGTGTCCAGACGGCAGCGGGCAGCTATATGTGCCGGGGCTGACCGAGTTCCAGGTGCAGAGCGTGGAGGACATCAACAAG GTGTTCGAGTTCGGCCACACCAACCGCACCACAGAGTTCACCAACCTGAACGAACACAGTTCGCGCTCGCACGCCCTGCTCATCGTGACGGTGCGTggcgtggactgcagcaccggCCTCCGCACCACGG GGAAGCTGAACCTGGTGGACCTGGCCGGTTCGGAGCGCGTGGGCAAGTCGGGGGCGGAGGGCAGCCGCCTGCGGGAGGCGCAGCACATCAACAAGTCGCTGTCGGCCCTGGGCGATGTCATCGCCGCCCTGCGCTCCCGGCAGGGCCACGTGCCCTTCCGCAACTCCAAGCTCACCTACCTGCTGCAGGACTCGCTCAGCGGGGACAGCAAGACCCTCATGGTGGTGCAG GTGTCCCCTGTGGAGAAGAACACCAGTGAGACGCTCTACTCCCTCAAGTTTGCTGAGAGGGTGCGCTCTGTGGAGCTGGGCCCCGGATCCCGCAGGACAGAGCTCGGGTCATGGTCCAGCCAGGAGCACCTAGAG TGGGAGTCAGCTTGCCAGACGCCACAGCCCTCAGCGCGAGCCCATTCGGCCCCTGGCTCTGGGACCACTAGCCGCCCAGGATCTATCAGGAGGAAGCTGCAGCCCTCAG GGAAGTCCAGGCCATTGCCTGTATGA
- the KIFC3 gene encoding kinesin-like protein KIFC3 isoform X5 has translation MSLLIKEDPRQVPGTQQAARRPEEATKPRRAMVPSRRTWNLGATPSLRGLWRVGRAGEPEPGMARPAPASPAARPFPHTGPGRLRTGRGKDSPAGGDEDLGARSAARPALAQCRALSVDWAGPGSPHRLYLTLQQALQDKGCESKSQGTKEEKPLKRQAPAPRRDREAQEAGGTMNVEKTGGRPFSSGRCSSLSGSPGAAPVVHRMVEAMSQLREEKAQLQEELVALRERLAVRDSEQQATSTQLQNQVEHLKEKLISQAQEVSRLRSELGGTDLEKHRDLLMVENERLRQEMRRCEAELQELRAKPAAPCTGCEHSQESTQLRDRLSQLQLEVAENKGLLSELNLEVQQKTDRLAEVELRLKDCLAEKAQEEERLSRRLRDSHETIASLRAQSPPIKYVIKTVEVESSKTKQALSESQARNQHLQEQVAMQRQVLKEMEQQLQSSHQLTAQLRAQIAMYESELERAHGQMLEEMQSLEEDKNRAIEEAFARAQVEMKAVHENLAGVRTNLLTLQPALRTLTNDYNGLKRQVRGFPLLLQEALKSVKAEIGQAIEEVNSNNQELLRKYRRELQLRKKCHNELVRLKGNIRVIARVRPVTKEDGEGPEATNAVTFDPDDDSIIHLLHKGKPVSFELDKVFSSQASQQDVFQEVQALITSCIDGFNVCIFAYGQTGAGKTYTMEGTPENPGINQRALRLLFSEVQEKASDWEYTITVSAAEIYNEALRDLLGQEPQEKLEIRLCPDGSGQLYVPGLTEFQVQSVEDINKVFEFGHTNRTTEFTNLNEHSSRSHALLIVTVRGVDCSTGLRTTGKLNLVDLAGSERVGKSGAEGSRLREAQHINKSLSALGDVIAALRSRQGHVPFRNSKLTYLLQDSLSGDSKTLMVVQVSPVEKNTSETLYSLKFAERVRSVELGPGSRRTELGSWSSQEHLEWESACQTPQPSARAHSAPGSGTTSRPGSIRRKLQPSGKSRPLPV, from the exons GCAGCCCGGCGCCCGGAGGAGGCTACTAAGCCCCGCCGGGCCATGGTCCCGTCTCGCAGGACGTGGAACCTGGGAGCCACGCCCTCGCTGCGCGGCCTGTGGCGAGTGGGCCGGGCCGGGGAGCCCGAGCCGGGGATGGCTCGCCCCGCCCCAGCCAGCCCGGCCGCCCGCCCTTTCCCACACACCGGCCCGGGGAGGTTGAGAACTG GGCGTGGAAAAGATAGCCCGGCCGGCGGTGACGAGGACTTGGGCGCCCGAAGTGCAGCTCGCCCGGCCCTGGCTCAGTGCCGAGCCCTCAGCGTGGACTGGGCTGGCCCTGGGAGCCCCCACAGGCTGTACCTGACCCTGCAG CAGGCCCTGCAGGACAAGGGGTGCGAGAGCAAGAGTCAGGGGACGAAAGAAGAGAAGCCCCTGAAGAGGCAGGCGCCGGCCCCCAGGAGGGACCGGGAGGCCCAGGAAGCTGGTGGCACCATGAATGTAGAGAAAACAG GTGGGCGGCCCTTCAGCAGCGGGAGGTGCTCGAGCCTGTCGGGGTCGCCTGGTGCCGCCCCCGTGGTACATAGGATGGTGGAGGCCATGTCCCAGCTGCGGGAGGAGAAAGCCCAGCTGCAGGAGGAGCTGGTGGCCCTGCGGGAGAGGCTGGCTGTCCGCGACAGTGAGCAGCAAGCCACGTCCACGCAGCTGCAGAACCAG GTGGAACACCTGAAGGAGAAGCTCATAAGCCAGGCCCAGGAAGTGAGCCGCCTTCGATCTGAGCTG GGAGGCACCGACTTGGAGAAGCACCGGGACCTGCTAATGGTGGAGAATGAGCGACTGAGGCAAGAGATGCGGCGCTGTGAGGCGGAGCTGCAGGAGCTGAGGGCCAAGCCGGCGGCCCCTTGCACGGGCTGCGAGCACAGCCAG GAGAGCACCCAGCTCCGCGACAGGCTGTCCCAGCTACAGCTGGAGGTGGCAGAGAACAAAGGCCTGCTGTCAGAGCTGAACCTGGAGGTGCAGCAGAAGACCGACCGGCTGGCCGAGGTGGAGCTGCGGCTCAAAGACTGCCTGGCCGAGAAGGCGCAGGAGGAAGAGAGGCTCAGCCGGCGCCTGCGAGACAGCCACGAGACCATCGCCAGCCTGCGTGCCCAGTCACCGCCCATCAAG TATGTCATCAAGACAGTGGAGGTAGAGTCGTCCAAGACCAAGCAAGCCCTCAGTGAGTCACAGGCCCGGAACCAGCACCTGCAGGAGCAGGTGGCCATGCAGAGGCAGGTGCTGAAGGAGatggagcagcagctgcagagcTCGCACCAGCTGACCGCACAGCTCCGGGCGCAG ATTGCCATGTACGAGTCGGAGCTAGAGAGGGCCCACGGGCAGATGCTGGAAGAGAtgcagtccctggaggaggacaagaaCCGGGCCATCGAGGAGGCCTTCGCCAGAGCCCAGGTGGAGATGAAGGCAGTACACGAGAACCTGGCAG GCGTCCGGACCAACCTGCTGACGCTGCAGCCAGCGCTGCGGACCCTGACCAATGACTACAATGGGCTCAAGCGTCAGGTGCGCGGCTTCCCGCTGCTGCTGCAGGAGGCCCTCAAGAGCGTCAAGGCCGAG ATTGGCCAGGCCATCGAGGAGGTCAACAGCAACAACCAGGAGCTGCTGCGCAAGTACCGCCGGGAGCTGCAGCTGCGTAAAAAGTGCCACAATGAGCTTGTGCGGCTGAAAG GGAACATCCGGGTGATTGCCCGTGTCCGGCCAGTCACCAAAGAGGACGGGGAAGGACCTGAGGCGACCAATGCTGTGACCTTTGATCCCGACGACGACTCCATCATTCACTTGCTGCACAAAGGAAAGCCTGTCTCCTTCGAGCTGGACAAGGTCTTCTCCTCACAGGCCTCACAGCAGGAC GTGTTCCAGGAAGTGCAGGCCCTCATCACCTCCTGCATTGATGGCTTCAATGTCTGCATCTTTGCCTATGGCCAGACGGGTGCTGGCAAGACATACACAATGGAG GGGACCCCTGAGAACCCAGGCATCAACCAGCGGGCCCTGCGGCTGCTCTTCTCTGAGGTGCAGGAGAAAGCATCCGACTGGGAATACACCATCACCGTCAGTGCCGCGGAGATCTACAATGAGGCCCTCAG ggaCCTGCTGGGACAGGAGCCCCAGGAGAAACTGGAAATCCGGCTGTGTCCAGACGGCAGCGGGCAGCTATATGTGCCGGGGCTGACCGAGTTCCAGGTGCAGAGCGTGGAGGACATCAACAAG GTGTTCGAGTTCGGCCACACCAACCGCACCACAGAGTTCACCAACCTGAACGAACACAGTTCGCGCTCGCACGCCCTGCTCATCGTGACGGTGCGTggcgtggactgcagcaccggCCTCCGCACCACGG GGAAGCTGAACCTGGTGGACCTGGCCGGTTCGGAGCGCGTGGGCAAGTCGGGGGCGGAGGGCAGCCGCCTGCGGGAGGCGCAGCACATCAACAAGTCGCTGTCGGCCCTGGGCGATGTCATCGCCGCCCTGCGCTCCCGGCAGGGCCACGTGCCCTTCCGCAACTCCAAGCTCACCTACCTGCTGCAGGACTCGCTCAGCGGGGACAGCAAGACCCTCATGGTGGTGCAG GTGTCCCCTGTGGAGAAGAACACCAGTGAGACGCTCTACTCCCTCAAGTTTGCTGAGAGGGTGCGCTCTGTGGAGCTGGGCCCCGGATCCCGCAGGACAGAGCTCGGGTCATGGTCCAGCCAGGAGCACCTAGAG TGGGAGTCAGCTTGCCAGACGCCACAGCCCTCAGCGCGAGCCCATTCGGCCCCTGGCTCTGGGACCACTAGCCGCCCAGGATCTATCAGGAGGAAGCTGCAGCCCTCAG GGAAGTCCAGGCCATTGCCTGTATGA
- the KIFC3 gene encoding kinesin-like protein KIFC3 isoform X1 produces the protein MSPGMRAASGPPFRFQWPGKAGDCQGTACRSAPPPPRAEVPGSARLPRTLQFRALPPRSFEAMSLLIKEDPRQVPGTQQAARRPEEATKPRRAMVPSRRTWNLGATPSLRGLWRVGRAGEPEPGMARPAPASPAARPFPHTGPGRLRTGRGKDSPAGGDEDLGARSAARPALAQCRALSVDWAGPGSPHRLYLTLQQALQDKGCESKSQGTKEEKPLKRQAPAPRRDREAQEAGGTMNVEKTGGRPFSSGRCSSLSGSPGAAPVVHRMVEAMSQLREEKAQLQEELVALRERLAVRDSEQQATSTQLQNQVEHLKEKLISQAQEVSRLRSELGGTDLEKHRDLLMVENERLRQEMRRCEAELQELRAKPAAPCTGCEHSQESTQLRDRLSQLQLEVAENKGLLSELNLEVQQKTDRLAEVELRLKDCLAEKAQEEERLSRRLRDSHETIASLRAQSPPIKYVIKTVEVESSKTKQALSESQARNQHLQEQVAMQRQVLKEMEQQLQSSHQLTAQLRAQIAMYESELERAHGQMLEEMQSLEEDKNRAIEEAFARAQVEMKAVHENLAGVRTNLLTLQPALRTLTNDYNGLKRQVRGFPLLLQEALKSVKAEIGQAIEEVNSNNQELLRKYRRELQLRKKCHNELVRLKGNIRVIARVRPVTKEDGEGPEATNAVTFDPDDDSIIHLLHKGKPVSFELDKVFSSQASQQDVFQEVQALITSCIDGFNVCIFAYGQTGAGKTYTMEGTPENPGINQRALRLLFSEVQEKASDWEYTITVSAAEIYNEALRDLLGQEPQEKLEIRLCPDGSGQLYVPGLTEFQVQSVEDINKVFEFGHTNRTTEFTNLNEHSSRSHALLIVTVRGVDCSTGLRTTGKLNLVDLAGSERVGKSGAEGSRLREAQHINKSLSALGDVIAALRSRQGHVPFRNSKLTYLLQDSLSGDSKTLMVVQVSPVEKNTSETLYSLKFAERVRSVELGPGSRRTELGSWSSQEHLEWESACQTPQPSARAHSAPGSGTTSRPGSIRRKLQPSGKSRPLPV, from the exons GCAGCCCGGCGCCCGGAGGAGGCTACTAAGCCCCGCCGGGCCATGGTCCCGTCTCGCAGGACGTGGAACCTGGGAGCCACGCCCTCGCTGCGCGGCCTGTGGCGAGTGGGCCGGGCCGGGGAGCCCGAGCCGGGGATGGCTCGCCCCGCCCCAGCCAGCCCGGCCGCCCGCCCTTTCCCACACACCGGCCCGGGGAGGTTGAGAACTG GGCGTGGAAAAGATAGCCCGGCCGGCGGTGACGAGGACTTGGGCGCCCGAAGTGCAGCTCGCCCGGCCCTGGCTCAGTGCCGAGCCCTCAGCGTGGACTGGGCTGGCCCTGGGAGCCCCCACAGGCTGTACCTGACCCTGCAG CAGGCCCTGCAGGACAAGGGGTGCGAGAGCAAGAGTCAGGGGACGAAAGAAGAGAAGCCCCTGAAGAGGCAGGCGCCGGCCCCCAGGAGGGACCGGGAGGCCCAGGAAGCTGGTGGCACCATGAATGTAGAGAAAACAG GTGGGCGGCCCTTCAGCAGCGGGAGGTGCTCGAGCCTGTCGGGGTCGCCTGGTGCCGCCCCCGTGGTACATAGGATGGTGGAGGCCATGTCCCAGCTGCGGGAGGAGAAAGCCCAGCTGCAGGAGGAGCTGGTGGCCCTGCGGGAGAGGCTGGCTGTCCGCGACAGTGAGCAGCAAGCCACGTCCACGCAGCTGCAGAACCAG GTGGAACACCTGAAGGAGAAGCTCATAAGCCAGGCCCAGGAAGTGAGCCGCCTTCGATCTGAGCTG GGAGGCACCGACTTGGAGAAGCACCGGGACCTGCTAATGGTGGAGAATGAGCGACTGAGGCAAGAGATGCGGCGCTGTGAGGCGGAGCTGCAGGAGCTGAGGGCCAAGCCGGCGGCCCCTTGCACGGGCTGCGAGCACAGCCAG GAGAGCACCCAGCTCCGCGACAGGCTGTCCCAGCTACAGCTGGAGGTGGCAGAGAACAAAGGCCTGCTGTCAGAGCTGAACCTGGAGGTGCAGCAGAAGACCGACCGGCTGGCCGAGGTGGAGCTGCGGCTCAAAGACTGCCTGGCCGAGAAGGCGCAGGAGGAAGAGAGGCTCAGCCGGCGCCTGCGAGACAGCCACGAGACCATCGCCAGCCTGCGTGCCCAGTCACCGCCCATCAAG TATGTCATCAAGACAGTGGAGGTAGAGTCGTCCAAGACCAAGCAAGCCCTCAGTGAGTCACAGGCCCGGAACCAGCACCTGCAGGAGCAGGTGGCCATGCAGAGGCAGGTGCTGAAGGAGatggagcagcagctgcagagcTCGCACCAGCTGACCGCACAGCTCCGGGCGCAG ATTGCCATGTACGAGTCGGAGCTAGAGAGGGCCCACGGGCAGATGCTGGAAGAGAtgcagtccctggaggaggacaagaaCCGGGCCATCGAGGAGGCCTTCGCCAGAGCCCAGGTGGAGATGAAGGCAGTACACGAGAACCTGGCAG GCGTCCGGACCAACCTGCTGACGCTGCAGCCAGCGCTGCGGACCCTGACCAATGACTACAATGGGCTCAAGCGTCAGGTGCGCGGCTTCCCGCTGCTGCTGCAGGAGGCCCTCAAGAGCGTCAAGGCCGAG ATTGGCCAGGCCATCGAGGAGGTCAACAGCAACAACCAGGAGCTGCTGCGCAAGTACCGCCGGGAGCTGCAGCTGCGTAAAAAGTGCCACAATGAGCTTGTGCGGCTGAAAG GGAACATCCGGGTGATTGCCCGTGTCCGGCCAGTCACCAAAGAGGACGGGGAAGGACCTGAGGCGACCAATGCTGTGACCTTTGATCCCGACGACGACTCCATCATTCACTTGCTGCACAAAGGAAAGCCTGTCTCCTTCGAGCTGGACAAGGTCTTCTCCTCACAGGCCTCACAGCAGGAC GTGTTCCAGGAAGTGCAGGCCCTCATCACCTCCTGCATTGATGGCTTCAATGTCTGCATCTTTGCCTATGGCCAGACGGGTGCTGGCAAGACATACACAATGGAG GGGACCCCTGAGAACCCAGGCATCAACCAGCGGGCCCTGCGGCTGCTCTTCTCTGAGGTGCAGGAGAAAGCATCCGACTGGGAATACACCATCACCGTCAGTGCCGCGGAGATCTACAATGAGGCCCTCAG ggaCCTGCTGGGACAGGAGCCCCAGGAGAAACTGGAAATCCGGCTGTGTCCAGACGGCAGCGGGCAGCTATATGTGCCGGGGCTGACCGAGTTCCAGGTGCAGAGCGTGGAGGACATCAACAAG GTGTTCGAGTTCGGCCACACCAACCGCACCACAGAGTTCACCAACCTGAACGAACACAGTTCGCGCTCGCACGCCCTGCTCATCGTGACGGTGCGTggcgtggactgcagcaccggCCTCCGCACCACGG GGAAGCTGAACCTGGTGGACCTGGCCGGTTCGGAGCGCGTGGGCAAGTCGGGGGCGGAGGGCAGCCGCCTGCGGGAGGCGCAGCACATCAACAAGTCGCTGTCGGCCCTGGGCGATGTCATCGCCGCCCTGCGCTCCCGGCAGGGCCACGTGCCCTTCCGCAACTCCAAGCTCACCTACCTGCTGCAGGACTCGCTCAGCGGGGACAGCAAGACCCTCATGGTGGTGCAG GTGTCCCCTGTGGAGAAGAACACCAGTGAGACGCTCTACTCCCTCAAGTTTGCTGAGAGGGTGCGCTCTGTGGAGCTGGGCCCCGGATCCCGCAGGACAGAGCTCGGGTCATGGTCCAGCCAGGAGCACCTAGAG TGGGAGTCAGCTTGCCAGACGCCACAGCCCTCAGCGCGAGCCCATTCGGCCCCTGGCTCTGGGACCACTAGCCGCCCAGGATCTATCAGGAGGAAGCTGCAGCCCTCAG GGAAGTCCAGGCCATTGCCTGTATGA